The following is a genomic window from Thermoanaerobaculia bacterium.
TCTTTTTCGGCTGACCCGAAGACGCCCCGGAATCGTCCGCTAGACGCTGCCCGGGCCGGCGATCACCTCGACGCGGAAGGGAATCTCCGCGCCGGCGGTGTGCACGACGATCTTCACCTTGACGCCGCCGTCGAGGCCGGTGGACCAGCGGATCGCTCCGTCGGCCTGCGACGTTCCGGCTTCGGGCGCGGTCGAGTCGCCGAGGTAGACCGTGATGCGGGCCGCGCTTTGGGGCGAAGCGACTCCGATCGAGAAGAGCCCGGCGGCCTCGGGCTGGAAGTGGAAGATGGCCGGGCGCTCGATCGCGACGGTGCCCTCACCGCGGGCCATCGCCGGTCCCCCCGCGACCGTCGCCGCCTGCAACACCAGCCGTTGCGGTTCCGCCGGCGGCAGTTGAACCTGGGGCGTCGACGAGGCGACGGCGGAGAGCGGAGTCGGAGCCGTCGGGGTCGCTGCCGGCTTCGCGCCCGGCTTGGGGGACGCGGCTGCCGGCGGCGGTGCCGGAGCCTGAGCAGCGGCCGGAGCGGCCGCGAAGAGCGCGGCTAGCAGGATCAGCAAGAGCGTCGTCGCGGCGGTCGAACGGGCGGCGGAGATCATCGGTTCACTCCTGGTCAGGGTCGTGCCGGGATGGCGCGGCGGCTGCCGTCTCCGCCGGCGAGAGTGGAGCGATGGTACCAAAGCGCGCACTGCGGTTGCGCAACAGACGGACGAGCGCCCCCAGGCCGGTCGCGGAGGCCCCCAGTGCGACATTCGCGGCGCCGATCGCGAAGGCGAGCCGCCACTGTTCGAACAGCGTTCGATAGGCCGCGAGGAGGCTCGCTCCCGGAGCATAGATGTGGGTCGCCTCGGAGGTGACGCCGTTGAGCTCGAGGATGGTGAGCTCGAGGCCGGCGCGGAACTGCCCGACCGACGGGACCCGCAGGTCGAAGCGCCCGAAGTAGAAGCCCGGGAAGGTGCGGGCCAACGCCTCGATGGCGGCCTCGAGCTCGGCCGTCCGGTGCTCGCGAGCATCGAGAAAGACGGTGCCGCGGCAGTGGTTGCCGATCTCGACGAGCTGCACACGCTCGGCCGGTGCCGGTACCTCGTCGAGCCGCTCGAGATTCGCCTGCAGGTAGTAGGGGGCCATGCAGACAGCGCGATCGTCGGCGAGGATGAGCTCTTCGAGGCGCCGCCGGCCGTCGCCGACGACCACCGGAAAGCGCTTGCCGGTGATCGAGATGATCCGGCCGCGCTCCTCCTCCGGGTGGCGGACGTAGAAAACGCCGAACTCCTCGCCGGGGATGTATTGCTGGAGGAGCACTCGCCCTGCGGACTGTTCGAGGTAGCGCGCGAGCTCCGCCCCCGAGCGCACCACGGCGACCCCCCGTCCGCGCTCGCCGACGTCGGGCTTGAGAACGACCGGAAAGCCGAGGCCGGCCTCTCGCATCGCCGTCTCCAGACGGGCGAGTCGGCGATCGGGATCCGTGGGCAGATCGACGACCCGGAAACGGGCCACCGGAGCACCGGCCAGCCCCCGAAGAATGTCGCTCTTCGACTCTTCGACGAAGCCGCCCGACGGGATGCCCGGGTTGGCGGCGGTGAAGAGCGTCAGGTGCCGGTGGCGCAGGCCCAGCCAGAGGCCGTGCAGAACGACGGGGAACTGGAAGAGCCAGGCCGGCCAGAACTCCCACAGCGTGAGCCGCCGAAAGCGTCCGAGCAGCAGCCGGCGGCCGCGCCAGGTGAAGAGCGGCACGACGATGCGGACGAACAGGAAAACGACCGCGAAGGCGGCGACGATCGCCGGCAGGGCGACCCGCTCGTAGGAGCGGAATTGCGTCAGGATCGCGCCTCCGGTCCAGGCCGAGAGCCCGACGAGCAGCGGCGTCCAGACCACGCCCGCGAGCAGGAGCGCCACCGCGACGCGCGCGAATGGTGCGCGCAGGATGCCGGCGGCGAGAAAGAGCGGCAGACGGCTGCCGGGCACGAAGCGCGAGGCGAGAACCACCCGGTCGCCCCGCGCCGTGAACCAGCGCTCGGCGCGGTCGAGAGTCTCGCGGGTCAGCACCCATCGGAAAGGAACGCGCTCGAGGAGCCTTCTGCCGAGCAGACGACCGGCGAGGACGAGCAGCAGGTCCCCGACGAAGATGCCGGCGAGACAGGCCGCGGTGGCGGCAGCGAAGGAGAGCTTGCCGTGGGAGACCAGGAGCCCGGCGGCGACGCAGGTGAGGTCCTCGCTGACGAGAGTCGCTGCGGCGAGCAGCAGGCCGAGCAGAAGCTGGTGGCGGAGGGAGAGCCGGCCCGGCCCGCCGCTTCCGCTCTCCGGGTCGATCTGCTCGAGGGTTCCGAGGAGCCCGCCTGCCCAGTTTCCCGAGGGGCTCTCGGACGCCGGCGCGGGCTCGGGAGCGTCCGCCCAGACCACCGACGCAGAGAGCCCGGGCAGGAGGAGCAGAAGGAGCAGAGCGAGAGGGAAAAGGGCGCGAACCTCTTTCTGCCGGCTGCCGTTCGCGGCGAGGGGCATTCCGGCGGGTCCGCCTCAGCGGCTCCCGGATCCGGTGAGGAGCGCCAGGGTCGAGCGTTCGGGTGCGCCGGCGCAGCAGGGCGCGCCGTCGAAGTAGGCGACCTCCACTCGGGCGGTCTCCCGAAGCACCTCGAGGTGGCTCACGGTCGAGGCATCGTCCCGGTGCATGCAGACCGACGATGCCGACCGCGTGGGCGCATGACTGCGGTGAAAGCGGCGCAGCTCTTCGACGCCGCGAGCGGCGCGCTCGCCAGTGCGTGCCGTCCACAGCTCACTGCGCACCCGGGTGACCTCGAGGTCGCCACGGGAGGAGGAGCAGAGGAGGCCGCTGTCCGTCGTGATCGCTTGCGTTTGGAGATCGCTCCCGTTCCAGACCGCGCCGAGGGCGCCTTCTCCCGGGAGGTTCGCGATCAGGCGGAACGGGGCGCACTCGACCAGGGGCAGGCCTCTCAGGAGGGCCGCGACCTCCGGCAGGTCGCGGGCGCCGACGAGGGCCGGTATCAGGCTGCCCCGGCTGCGCCGGCCGGCCGCCGGGGGCTGGCCGTCGATGCTGCGGTTGAGCAGCGCCAGGATGAGCCCGCGCACGGTGGCCGCGAACCAGGTACCGCCGGAGTCGGGGTCGGTGGGCGAGAGGTAGGAGATGCCATTGGCCTGCCGCTCTCCGGGCGGTAGCCCGATGGCCCGGGTCCGGCGTTCATCGCGGTTGAAGAAGAAGTGGAACCGGTCGCCAGCGGTCAGCCAGGAAGCGGTGCACATGAGCCCTGGGCCTGCCAGTACTTGAGCGTGGAAGGCGCGATCCCGAAGTCTTCCGGCACCGCAATCGCGAAGCGCTCCAGCAGGATCGAGATCAGCGCGAAGTGATGCACGGTATGGGAGAGCAGGAACTGGAGCTCGCGTCGAACGGTGGAATGGCTCCAGTGGTCGGCATCCGGGCCACCTGGGCCAGTGGAGCCACCGGACTCGAGGCGAATCTGGATCGGCAGTTCCATGAGGTCCTCGTCGACGAGCACGAGCTCGCCGACGATCTCCCGCATCCGTGCCGCCGCGAACTCGAGGTCCGACTCGAGCCGGGGTTCCCGCGCCCGGGCATCGTAGTCGACGCGGAAAGCGGGGAGGCCGGCGAGGAAGGCGGAGTAGTGGTCGAGAACATGGCGCAGGTGCGGGCCCACCGTCCTGGCATGCCGTTCCGGGGTACGGGCGAAGGCGCTCTCCGGCAGACGTCCGAGGAGCTCGAGCGCCTGCTCGAGGCAGTGCAGGTTGGCCGCAACGACCGGGGGGAGGACTTCCATGGAGGGACCGATGATCTCGTCCGGGGCGCCCGGCGGTCAAGTCGCACCCGCTGCCCTCGCAGGCGCCGGGCCCGGGGTGGTTTATGCTCTGCGGGTTCGATGCGAGATCCCCGAAGCCAGTTTCGCCTCATCGTATCCGCTCTTCCTGCTCTGCTTGCGCTGACGCTCTTCGCGGGCGGCAGTGCGGCGATGGCGCAAACCGGCCCAGCGGGCAGCGAGCCGGCAGGCGGGTCCGCGACGCTGCCGAGCCCGGAGACTCCGGCTGCCCAGTCCGGCCCGACCGACCTGCCACGACCTCCCATCACCGTCGTGCACCTGCGCCTGCGGTCGATCCTGCAGCCGGTGGCGCAGCAGTTTCTGGTCGAAGCGCTGGCGGATGCCGACCGCAACGGCGCCGCCCTTCTGGTCGTGGAGCTCGACACTCCGGGTGGACTGCTCTCTTCGACCCGCGAGATCTCGACCGCGATGCTCGGGGCGGCGACGCCGGTGGTCGTCTACGTCGCGCCCTCCGGGGCGCAGGCCGCCTCGGCGGGTTTCTTCCTGCTGATGGCAGCCGACTTCGCCGCCATGGCACCGGGGACGAACACCGGCGCAGCCCATCCGGTCGGCGGACAGGGCGAGACCATCGAAGGCGTCATGGGCGAGAAAGTCGAACAGGACGCTGCGGCGACCATCCGGGCGCTGGCCGGCCGTCACGGCCGCAACGTTGCGCTCGCCGAAGAGGCGGTCGTCGAGAGCCGCTCCTTCACCGATCAGGAGGCGCTGGCGCAGGGCCTCGTCGACGTCGTGGCGTCCGACCTCGCGCAGCTCCTGCTGGCGCTCGAGGGACGGACCTGGGAGAAGGCCGGCCGCAAGGGCACCCTGGCCCTCTCCGGGGCGCGAATCTCCGAGGTCGAGATGTCGCCGCTGCAGCGGATGCTGGCGGCGATCGTCCACCCCAACATCGCCTATCTGCTGATGTCGATCGGATTCCTCGGCATCTACTTCGAGCTCGCCCATCCCGGAGCGGTGCTCCCGGGCGTCGTCGGAGCGATCGCCCTCGTCCTCGGTCTCTATGCGCTCTCGGTGCTGCCGGTGAATCTCGCCGGTGTCGGGTTGATCCTGCTGGCGCTGGTCTTCTTCATCGCCGAGATCAAGGTGACGAGCTACGGTCTGCTCGCCGTCGGCGGTATCATCGCCCTCGTGCTCGGCTCGCTGTTGCTGTTTCGCGACCTCGATCCGGCGCTGCGCCTGAGCCGGGGGCTCGTCGCCACGACCGCCCTCGTCGCGGCGCTCCTGGTCGGCTTCCTCGCCGTGCTCGCCGCCCGGGCCCAGCGCTCGCCGGTGTTCGCCGGCAAGGGGGGCCTCGAGGGCGAGCTCGGCCGGGCGATCGAAGACCTCGATCCGGCCGGCCGGGTGTTCGTGCACGGGGAGATCTGGAACGCCGACGCGGAGGCTCCGGTGCGCGCGGAGCAGAGCGTCCGGGTGGTCGGCGTCGACGGGCTGCGCCTCAAGGTGCGGCCGGAAGAGAGGAGCAGCTAGTGCCCCAGGAATTCGCCATCATCCTCGTGCTCGTCGCCTTCGGCATCTCGCTGCTCCGGCTCTGGATCAAGGTGCTGAAGGAGTACGAGCGCGGCGTCGTCTTCCGGCTCGGCCGTGTGCTCGCCGAGCCCAAAGGTCCGGGCCTCATCTTCCTGTTCTGGCCGCTCGATCGCATGGTGACGATTCCCCTGCGCACCGTGGTTCTCGACGTGCCGGCGCAGGATGTCATCACGCGCGACAACGTCTCGGTCAAGGTCAATGCCGTGCTCTATTTCCGGGTCGTCGATCCGGTGAAGGCGGTCGTCTCGGTGGAGAACTACCTTTACGCCACCAGCCAGTTGGCCCAGACCACGCTGCGCTCGGTGCTCGGCCAGGCGGAGCTCGATGAGCTCCTCTCCGAGCGGGACAGGCTCAACGAGCGCCTGCAGGAGATCATCGACAAACACACCGATCCCTGGGGCATCAAGATCTCGATGGTCGAGGTGAAGCACGTCGACCTGCCGCAGGAGATGCAGCGCGCCATGGCGCGCCAGGCCGAAGCCGAACGCGAGAAGCGCGCCAAATTCATCCATGCGCAGGGCGAGCTCGACGCCTCGAAGGCGCTCGGCGAGGCGGCGAACTCGATCTCGCAGAATCCGGTGACGCTCCAGCTGCGCTATCTCCAGACGCTCACCGAGATCGCCGCCGAGAACAACTCGACGATCATCTTCCCGCTGCCGATCGAGCTCCTGAAGTCGTTCTTTCCGAACTCTTCGCAGAACAAGTAGCGGCCGGGCGTCCGCCGTCGTGAGGAAAAGTGGAGGCAGTCTTGGAATCGAGTGAATCGCACGAGCCGAGCTATTACGAGGTCGCGCTCACCAACCGGCAGGTACTGATCGCCTTCGTGGTGCTCCTCACCTGCCTCGTGACGGCGTTCCTTTCGGGCGTCTGGATCGGACGGGGAGGGAGCTCGCCGGCCCGCATCCCGCCGGCGACCCTCGAAGCGGCCGCGACCTCGACCGAGCCGCCGCTCGAGCAACTGACCTTCTTCAATGGCAAAGAGGCCGGCACCCGGACGTCCGGCGCGGCCGGCTCCGGAGCGGCCCCGGTGGCCGCCGAGCGTGTCGCGCCGCCCGCTGCGGACGCCCCTGCGACGGCCGAGGAGCGCGCCACCGAGACGATGCGCCAGAACCTCGACGCCACCATGGCGGCGAACCGGACGATTCCGGCGCCAGCTGCCGCTGCGCCGACGGCCACCACCCCGAAGGCGACGCCGGCGGCCGCTGCACCTCCGGCCACGACAGCTCCGGCGAAGGCACCGGCGCCTGCCAAGAAGGAGCCCGCGGCAGCGAAACCCGCTGTTGCCGGGAAGACTTTCGTGCAGGTCTACTCGTCCAACAACGGCCCGCGCGCCAGGGAGATCGTCGCGCAACTGCGCAAGGGCGGCTTTACCGTGGTCATGACCGAAACGCCGAAAGGCGGCGGCACGAACTACCGCGTGCGGGTCGGACCCTATGCCGAGCGCACCAAGGCGGAGGCCGCTGCGACGCGGTTGCGGCGGGATTTCCGGCTCGAAACCTGGGTGACCGATTCGCCCTAGCGACCCGGTCGTAGGTAGCCCGCTCGCTGCCACCGGGGGCGCGGCGGCGAGCGGACCCCTGCGCTCCTCGGGGTCTCGGAGTCCGCTCACCATCACCCTTCTCGCGGCGCTCGCGGGGGGAGCGTTGTGGGGACTCTGCTTCTCGGTCCGACCGTGGCTTCCGATCTGCCTGGTCGGTCTGGTGCCGCTCTTCCTGCTCCTGGGGCAGCCGCGGGCCTGGCTCCTCGGCTGGCTGCACGGCTTCGCGACCTGGAGCGTGGCGCTTTTCTGGCTCGTCGACACGCTCACGACCTACGGNNNNNNNNNNNNNNNNNNNNNNNNNNNNNNNNNNNNNNNNNNNNNNNNNNNNNNNNNNNNNNNNNNNNNNNNNNNNNNNNNNNNNNNNNNNNNNNNNNNNCGCGGCTGCTCGGTGCTGCTGAACTCGGTCTCCGAAGCCCCCGGCGAGGCAGACGAGCGCTATTTCAACTCGGCGCTCCTGATCTCGCCCGGCCGGCAGCCGGCACGCTACGACAAACGCCACCTCGTGCCGTTCGGCGAATACGTGCCGCTCGCCAGCGTCTTCTCGTTCATCTCGAGCCTGGCGAGGAACGCCGGAGATTTCTCTCCTGCCGACCGTATCCAACTTCTCGATTGGGAGGGGGAGCGTCTCGGCCCGGCCATCTGTTACGAGGTCGTCTTTCCGGACGAGGTCGCCCAACTCACCCGCGCCGGCGCGACCGTCCTGGTGAGCCTGACGAACGACGCCTGGTACGGCGACACCGCGGCGCCCTGGCAGCATCTGCGGGCGGCGCGCTTCCGCGCCGCGGAGAACCGCCGCTGGCTGCTGCGCGCCGCGATCACCGGGGTCTCCGCGGTCGTCGCGCCGGACGGCTCGGTGCGCGGCGAGCTCGGAGTCGGCGAAAGCGGGCTCCTCCGGGCGCGGTTCGAGGGGCGCTCCGATCTGACACCGTTCGCCCGCGCGCCCTGGACGGTGCCGGCGCTCTGCGCCGCGCTCCTGGCTCTGGCATTCGGACGCCGCCCCCGGCGCTAAACCGTTCCCTCGCAGAAGGTTCGCTCCGCTGCCGCGGCGAAGGAGGTTCGACGTCCGGGAGCCCGCTTGATATTCTGCGCCCCGACATGCTCGCCTCCGAACTGCAGCAGCGCCTCGGCCGCCTGAGCGAAGAGCTCGCCACGATCCGGGGGTATCTTTGAAGAAGCCGGCGTCGAAGATCAGCTGAAGGACATCGACCGGCAGATGGAGATGCCGGGATTCTGGGACAAGCCGACCGAGTCGGCCGGTCTCATGCAGAAGCGCCGGCAGATCGAGCGCAAGGTGGCGAACCTGCGCTCGTTGAGGTCCGACGCCGAGGAGATCGCGACCTGGCAGGAGCTCCTGGGCTCCTCCGGCGACGCCGACCCCGACGCGCTGCGCTTCGTCGAACGCCTCGAGCGCGAGGTGGGTGAGCTCGATCTGCAGTTGAAGCTCTCCGGACCCGATGACGACAAGAACGCCTTGATGGCGATCAACGCCGGCGCCGGCGGCACCGAGTCGCAGGACTGGGCCTCGATGCTGCTGCGCATGTACGTGCGCTGGGCGGAGAAGCAGGGCTATGCCCTCGAGCTCATGGACCAGCAGGACGGCGAAGAGGCCGGAATCAAGAGCGCGACGTTCGCGGTGCGCGGCCCGAACGCCTTCGGCTATCTGAACGGCGAGAACGGCGTGCACCGCCTGGTGCGGATCAGCCCTTTTGACTCGCAGGCGCGGCGCCACACATCGTTCGCCTCCGTCTACGTCTATCCGGAAGTCGACGACACGATCGAGATCGAGATCAACGACAAGGACCTGCGCGTCGACACTTTCCGCTCGTCCGGTGCCGGCGGCCAGCACGTCAACAAGACCGACTCGGCGATCCGCATCACGCACCTGCCGACCAACATCGTCGTGCAGTGCCAGAACGAGCGCAGCCAGATCAAGAACCGCGCCCAGGCGATGAAGATGCTGCGCGCCCGGCTCTACGACCTGGAGCTCAAGAAGCGCAAGGCGGAGCAGGACAAGGTCGAAGGCGCCAAGATGGACAACGCCTGGGGCAGCCAGATCCGCAGCTACGTCCTGCAGCCCTACCGCATGGTCAAGGACCACCGCACCGGCGAGACCGTGGGCGATGCCGACGGCGTTCTCGACGGCGCCATCGACCCGTTCCTCGAAGCCTGGCTCAAGGGAAGGATCGCCGCCCCGGGCTCCGACAGCGACGCGGACTCCCTGTAGGAGCGGGGCGCTGCCACCCTGCGACGCGGCAGGGGCTCCGCGGTGCCGGTGCTAGTCTCACCCGGGCCCCGCCATGCACATTCCCGACGGCTACCTCAGCCCCTCGACCTGCGCGGTGCTCTACGCCGCGGCGATGCCGTTCTGGGCGGCGGCGCTGCGCCGTGTGCGGGCACTCCTCGCCACCCGCTTCGTGCCATTGGTGTCGCTCTTCGCGGCATTCTCATTCGTCATCATGATGTTCAACCTGCCGCTGCCCGGTGGAACGACGGGGCACGCGGCGGGCATCGCCATGGCCGCAATCGTCCTTGGCCCCTGGGGGGCGACGATCGCCATCTCGGTGGCGCTCGCCATCCAGGCGCTGCTCTTTGGCGACGGAGGGATCCTGGCGCTCGGCGCCAACTGCTTCAACATCGCGGTCGCCGGCTCGTGGACGGCGGCGGCGGTCTACCGGCTCGTCGCCGGCAGCTCGCCGATCGACGCCCGGCGGCGGGTCCTCGCGGGCGGGCTCGCCGGCTACTGCGCGATCAACGTCGCGGCGCTGCTCACCGCGTTCGAGCTCGGCCTGCAGCCGCTGCTCTTCCACGACGCCACCGGTGCGGCGCTCTACGCTCCGTACCCGCTCGCAGTGGCCCTGCCGGCGATGATGCTCGGGCACCTGACCTTCGCCGGCTTTGCGGAGGGGCTGCTCACCGCGGGCGTCGTGCGCTACCTCCAACAGAGCGAGCGCGGTCTGCTCGGGTCCGGAGCGTTCGGTGGCGGTGTCGCGAGTCCAACCCCGGCGGTCGGCGCGCCCCGGCCGGCGCCGACGTTCTTCGCTGCGCGCGGGCTGTGGGCGTTGCTGGGGCTCCTGCTGGTGCTCTCGCCCCTGGGCCTGCTCGCCGCCGGCAGCGCCTGGGCGGAGTGGAGCCCGGAGGATTTCTCCGATCCGGCGGCGCGGGCGGGAATTGCCGCGGCGAGTGGCGGAGCCCTGCTCCCGGCCGCAGCTCCGAGCGGGCTCGTGCAGCTCTCAGCCCTCTGGACGGCACCGCTGCCGGACTATGCCCCCGCCTTTCTCCGCAGCGCGACGATGGGCTATCTGGTGTCGGCTTTCGTCGGCGTCGGGCTCATCCTGCTCGCGGTCGCCGGCCTGCAAGCCATCGGCGACCGGTTTCGGCGCGGCGGCTCTCCTGCCGCGCTGTCGCAGGAATGACCTCTCAGCATGGGAATGCCCCGGCGAAGGTCCCGGCGGCGGTGGCGTCCACCGGTTTCCGTCTGGCCGGCCGTTCGCCGATCGAGCGCACGCTCGCCGAGTTGCTGCGGGTGGCCGAGCGCTCGCTGCATGCCGAAGAGACCGCCCGTCGCGGCGGGGCTCTCCAGTCGCTCGATGCCCGTGCGAAGTGGCTCGGCTTCGCCGGCTTCGTCGTGGCGGCCGGGCAGGCGCGGACCTTCGCCATTCTCGGCGCGCTCTTCGCCGGAGCGCTGGTGCTCGCGCTGCTGTCTCGGCTGAGGCTGCGGGAGCTCGCGCTGCGTGCCTGGCTGCCAGCGTTGCTCTTCACCGCGCTCGTGGGCGGTCCGGCGCTCGTCATCACGCCGGGTCCGCCGGCGCCGGGCCTCCCGGAAGCGCTGGGCATCACGGCTGCAGGGGCGCGTTCCGTCGGCTTTCTCCTGTTGCGGGTGGAGACCATCACGTCGTTGACCTTGCTCCTCGTGCTGACGACCCCCTGGGCGCGCCTGCTCGCGGCGCTGCGCAGTCTGCGCGCGCCGGCGACCGTGGTGGTGATTCTCGGCATGACCTACCGCTTCCTCTTCCTGCTGCTCGCGAGCGCCCGCGATCTCTTCCTCGCCCGGCGCAGCCGCACCGTGGGGAGGCTCCCGACGCCGGAGGCGCGCAGGCTCTTCGCGCGCACGACGGGCGTTTTGCTGTCGAAGACGATGTCGACGAGCCAGCAGGTCTACCTGGCGATGCTGTCGCGTGGCTTCACCGGCGAGGCGCGGTTGCTCGAGCCGCTGGCGATGCGCGGCCGGGACTGGGTCGCCGTCGCCGCGAGTCTCGGTATCAGCGCGGCCGCGATCTGGTCGGGGAGATGAGCAACCCGGCGAGCAGCACAGTCGGGCCGCTCTTCGAGCTGCGCGAGGTGAGCTTCCGCTACGAGGAGATCGTCGCGATCGATGCCTGCTCGCTCGTTCTCGAACGCGGCACGCGCGTCGCGCTCCTGGGCGCCAACGGCTCGGGCAAGTCGACCCTTCTGCTGCTGCTCGATGCCCTGCAGCCGCCGTCGTCGGGCACGATCCGGTTCGACGGGCGGGAGCTCACTCCCGAAGCACTGCTCGACGAGCGCGCGAACCACGAGTTTCGCCGCCGGGTCGGCTTCGTCTTCCAGAATCCGGAGGTGCAGCTGTTCAACCCGACGGTGCGCGACGAGATCGCCTTCGGCCCGCTGCAGCTCGGCTGGCCGACAGAGCGGATCCGCGACGAGGTCGAGCGCATGGTCGACAGGATGCAGCTGCGCGCGGTGGTCGAGCGGCCGACCTTCCGCCTGTCGATGGGGGAGAAGAAGCGGGTGGCGATCGCTTCGGTGCTGATCCTCGACCCGGAAGTGATCCTCCTCGACGAGCCGACCGCCGGGCTCGATCCGCGCAGTCAAAGCGGCGTCATCGACCTGCTCGAGCAGTGGCAGGGGACGGCGCGCACGGTGATCGTCGCGACGCACGACCTCGGGGTGATCGAAGAGATCGCCGACCGCTGCCTGGTCTTCCAGCAGGGCCGCCTGGTTGCCGACCGCCCGCCGGCGGAGATCGTCCGCGACCTCGATCTCCTCACCAGCACCGGTCTCGTCCACAGCCATCGTCACTCGCACGGCCCGGGTGTCCACCACTCTCACCCGCATCTGCATCGCCACCAGCATGGCGAGTCCTAGCTCGACCTTCGGGGAGGCGGCAGCGCCAGAAGAGTAGACTCTGGGTTGACGCGGCAGGGCGCTTTCGCCCGGGAGCACGACAATGACAGGCCGACTCGCTGCGAGGATCGTCCGCGCGCTTCTTGTCTCAGGACTCTGCGCCGCGGGCGGGGCCCGGGGCGCGGTCATCGCGGTCGACGGCACGACCTGCAATCTGGGCGATGCCATCCTCTCGGCGAACGGCGACACTGCGGTCGGCGGTTGCACCGCGGGCACCGGCGCCGACATGCTGGTGCTGGGTGCCGATGTCGTGCTGACGGCTCCCGTGACGGCGGTCGTCGAG
Proteins encoded in this region:
- a CDS encoding ABC transporter ATP-binding protein — encoded protein: MSNPASSTVGPLFELREVSFRYEEIVAIDACSLVLERGTRVALLGANGSGKSTLLLLLDALQPPSSGTIRFDGRELTPEALLDERANHEFRRRVGFVFQNPEVQLFNPTVRDEIAFGPLQLGWPTERIRDEVERMVDRMQLRAVVERPTFRLSMGEKKRVAIASVLILDPEVILLDEPTAGLDPRSQSGVIDLLEQWQGTARTVIVATHDLGVIEEIADRCLVFQQGRLVADRPPAEIVRDLDLLTSTGLVHSHRHSHGPGVHHSHPHLHRHQHGES
- the cbiQ gene encoding cobalt ECF transporter T component CbiQ yields the protein MTSQHGNAPAKVPAAVASTGFRLAGRSPIERTLAELLRVAERSLHAEETARRGGALQSLDARAKWLGFAGFVVAAGQARTFAILGALFAGALVLALLSRLRLRELALRAWLPALLFTALVGGPALVITPGPPAPGLPEALGITAAGARSVGFLLLRVETITSLTLLLVLTTPWARLLAALRSLRAPATVVVILGMTYRFLFLLLASARDLFLARRSRTVGRLPTPEARRLFARTTGVLLSKTMSTSQQVYLAMLSRGFTGEARLLEPLAMRGRDWVAVAASLGISAAAIWSGR